In Chitinophaga nivalis, a single genomic region encodes these proteins:
- a CDS encoding DUF6660 family protein translates to MKWLVIILSLYVLTLSAIPCCGDDYCCEEQAVLIGCGQEHQDHDDHNKPELPCSPFFSCNTCHGVVVPDITKSVPEGVPLPRNTYYDHAAQPLPEFAASIWQPPQLC, encoded by the coding sequence ATGAAGTGGTTGGTCATTATCCTCTCCTTGTATGTACTCACACTCTCCGCCATTCCGTGCTGTGGAGATGATTATTGTTGTGAGGAGCAGGCAGTGCTGATCGGCTGCGGCCAGGAGCACCAGGATCATGATGACCACAACAAACCAGAACTACCCTGCAGCCCCTTTTTCTCCTGCAATACCTGTCATGGGGTAGTGGTACCAGACATCACTAAATCGGTGCCGGAGGGCGTACCGCTGCCCAGGAATACCTACTACGATCATGCCGCGCAACCCCTTCCCGAATTTGCGGCATCCATCTGGCAGCCTCCTCAACTATGCTGA
- a CDS encoding TonB-dependent receptor has translation MFKTPSTILLLCVAQLCLAQNTFTAFIKDADSKEVLVGATAVLTGTNKGAKANHFGMVTISGIPNGRQVITCSYVGYQEKSDTFSFPLTTDTVTIYLEHAGEEMEEVVISSTRSNRSIQDIPTRVEFIAGEELEEKGNMKPGDIRMMLNESTGIQTQQTSATSANSSIRIQGLDGRYTQLLKDGFPLYAGFSGGLGLLQTPPLDLKQVEVIKGAASTLYGGGAIAGLVNLISKVPETERELRLLINGTSAGGLDLNGFYGQRFNKVGLTVFASRNSNKPYDPSNTGFTAIPKFERYVFNPKLFVYFSPKTRMNLGVNFTTEDRTGGDLLYIKGSGDNIHSYYEKNNSNRFSTQFSFDHTFSEGNSLTVKNSVNRFKRTLSMPGYVFDGQQWSSYTEATYNRQREKMDWIAGVNVYTDNFREQPTENLSKRNYDQNTVGAFVQNTWRTTDWLQLESGLRGDYVIDYGLVVLPRVAALFKLSPALSSRIGGGLGYKTPTIFTEETERLQYRAVLPIHADINKLERSYGINADLNYKTALFDDKVSFSINQLFFYTRINHPLLLKSAPGNLYQLVNVDGFIDTKGWETNVKFGYGDFKLFIGYTFTDARLNDNGSIRENPLTARHRLNNVLMYEKEDKWKIGLEAYYYSKQLLTDGTTGKPYWICGFMAEKLWEKFSLFVNFENYLDTRQTRFDSIYTGTVTHPVFRDIYAPLDGFVVNGGLKLKL, from the coding sequence ATGTTTAAAACACCCAGCACGATATTATTACTGTGCGTTGCCCAACTGTGCCTGGCGCAAAACACATTCACCGCATTTATAAAAGACGCAGACAGCAAGGAAGTCCTGGTCGGCGCCACGGCTGTACTCACCGGTACCAACAAAGGTGCGAAAGCAAACCATTTTGGCATGGTTACCATCAGCGGCATTCCCAATGGACGGCAGGTGATTACCTGCAGCTATGTTGGGTATCAGGAAAAATCTGATACCTTTTCTTTCCCGCTGACAACGGATACGGTTACTATCTACCTGGAACACGCCGGGGAAGAAATGGAGGAGGTGGTCATCTCTTCCACCCGCAGCAATCGTAGTATCCAGGACATACCTACCCGGGTTGAGTTTATTGCCGGAGAAGAACTGGAAGAAAAAGGCAACATGAAGCCGGGTGACATTCGCATGATGCTCAACGAAAGCACCGGTATTCAAACGCAGCAGACTTCAGCTACGTCGGCCAATTCCAGTATCCGCATACAAGGTCTGGACGGTCGTTATACGCAGCTCCTGAAAGATGGATTTCCCCTCTATGCTGGTTTTTCCGGTGGTTTAGGCTTGCTGCAAACACCGCCACTTGATTTGAAACAGGTGGAAGTCATCAAAGGAGCCGCTTCCACCTTGTATGGTGGCGGCGCTATTGCCGGTCTGGTGAACCTGATATCCAAGGTGCCGGAAACAGAACGGGAACTTCGCCTGCTGATTAATGGTACTTCCGCCGGCGGGTTGGACCTCAACGGATTTTATGGCCAGCGGTTCAACAAGGTGGGGCTCACCGTTTTTGCTTCCCGGAATAGCAACAAACCCTATGATCCTTCCAACACGGGATTTACGGCCATCCCGAAATTTGAACGATATGTATTCAACCCGAAGTTGTTTGTTTATTTCAGCCCGAAAACCCGGATGAACCTGGGCGTCAACTTCACGACGGAAGACAGGACGGGTGGCGATCTGCTATATATCAAAGGCAGCGGCGACAATATCCATAGCTACTATGAGAAAAACAACAGCAACCGTTTTTCCACCCAGTTTTCATTTGATCATACATTCAGTGAAGGGAATAGCCTGACCGTTAAAAATTCCGTTAACCGTTTTAAACGGACCCTCTCCATGCCCGGTTATGTGTTTGACGGGCAGCAGTGGTCTTCTTATACGGAAGCTACCTATAACCGGCAGCGGGAAAAGATGGACTGGATAGCCGGCGTCAATGTTTACACGGATAACTTCCGGGAACAGCCAACGGAAAACCTGTCCAAACGCAATTACGATCAAAACACCGTAGGCGCCTTTGTACAAAATACCTGGAGGACTACCGACTGGTTACAGCTGGAAAGCGGCCTTCGGGGCGACTATGTCATTGATTATGGCCTGGTAGTGCTTCCCCGCGTGGCTGCCCTGTTTAAGCTTTCGCCGGCACTATCGTCCCGTATAGGGGGTGGATTAGGATATAAAACGCCTACAATATTCACCGAAGAAACAGAACGCCTGCAATACAGGGCCGTATTACCCATCCACGCCGATATCAATAAACTGGAGCGCTCCTACGGTATCAACGCTGATCTGAACTACAAAACGGCATTGTTTGACGATAAGGTAAGTTTCAGCATCAATCAGCTGTTTTTCTATACCCGTATCAATCATCCGTTATTGCTTAAAAGCGCTCCTGGTAATCTATACCAATTGGTCAACGTAGATGGGTTCATCGATACCAAAGGTTGGGAAACCAATGTCAAGTTCGGCTATGGCGACTTTAAGCTATTCATCGGTTATACCTTTACGGATGCCCGCCTGAACGACAATGGTAGCATCCGTGAAAATCCGCTCACGGCCCGTCACCGCCTGAACAATGTGCTGATGTATGAAAAAGAAGACAAGTGGAAAATCGGGCTGGAGGCTTATTATTACAGCAAACAGCTGCTGACAGATGGTACCACCGGCAAGCCCTACTGGATATGCGGATTCATGGCAGAAAAGCTATGGGAGAAATTCTCCCTGTTTGTGAACTTTGAAAATTACCTGGATACCCGGCAAACCCGTTTCGATAGTATCTATACCGGTACCGTAACGCATCCCGTTTTCAGGGATATTTACGCGCCGCTGGACGGTTTCGTGGTCAATGGCGGCCTGAAATTAAAGTTGTAG
- a CDS encoding cupin domain-containing protein, with product MNRCATAVMLLLMIVMYACGDEEKPPKVVQEQLPDTMFPHDKTIINGNFTGTAWLQMLVPFDTVYNTSIGNVTFHPGARSHWHFHPGGQILLITHGEGYYQEKGATRRVIRAGDVIKCPPHVIHWHGASNDSTLTHVAIGPNTQRGPVVWLQPVTDEEYNSSSR from the coding sequence ATGAATCGATGTGCTACTGCAGTAATGTTACTGTTAATGATCGTTATGTATGCATGTGGTGATGAGGAGAAGCCGCCAAAAGTAGTGCAGGAGCAGCTTCCGGATACCATGTTCCCTCATGATAAAACAATTATCAATGGCAATTTTACCGGTACTGCATGGCTACAAATGCTGGTACCTTTTGATACGGTTTATAACACTTCCATAGGGAATGTTACTTTTCATCCCGGCGCCAGGAGCCACTGGCATTTCCATCCCGGAGGCCAGATACTGCTGATAACCCACGGTGAGGGATACTATCAGGAAAAGGGAGCAACCAGGCGGGTTATACGTGCCGGGGATGTAATAAAATGTCCACCCCATGTTATTCACTGGCATGGCGCCAGCAATGACAGTACCCTTACCCATGTTGCGATCGGCCCCAATACGCAGCGAGGGCCTGTTGTATGGCTACAACCCGTGACAGATGAGGAGTACAACAGCAGTTCCCGGTAA